A genomic segment from Tuwongella immobilis encodes:
- a CDS encoding PDZ domain-containing protein, whose product MTPGLMSLLLSTAIASVPVPAELPPDFRGKGYLGVQFTQQEAGVEITSIMPKTAAFRSGLRKGDILKRINGTQLTGAVEVVPLISGRRPGSVLFLEVQRGELTLKMRIQIGDRPPEADVINELPDDDD is encoded by the coding sequence ATGACACCCGGATTGATGTCTTTGCTTCTGAGTACGGCAATCGCCTCGGTGCCTGTGCCCGCGGAACTCCCACCCGATTTTCGCGGCAAAGGCTATCTGGGTGTGCAGTTTACGCAGCAAGAGGCGGGCGTCGAAATTACCTCGATCATGCCGAAAACGGCAGCGTTTCGTTCCGGCCTCCGCAAAGGCGACATTCTCAAACGCATCAACGGCACCCAATTGACCGGCGCGGTCGAAGTGGTGCCGCTGATTTCCGGACGTCGCCCGGGAAGCGTGTTATTTTTGGAAGTGCAACGCGGGGAGCTTACGCTGAAAATGCGCATCCAAATCGGTGACCGCCCGCCGGAAGCCGATGTCATCAATGAACTTCCCGACGATGATGACTGA
- a CDS encoding GTP-binding protein, translating into MANVRFVLLGGFLGAGKTTTLARLARHYTGLGHRVGIVTNDQAQDLVDTNNLRSQGFSVQEVPGACFCCKFDDLIGQIGQLQADQRPDIILAEPVGSCTDLVATVVQPMRDLYGSDFRVAPYAVLFKPSHGLKILRNEAKAGFSPKAAYIFRKQLEEADAIVMNRIDELSPADLDELTQLLTSEYPGVPLIPMSAKTGQGFEQLVALLDQEGAFGQRVLDIDYDVYAEGEAELGWLNLTASLSSEQAFDLDALLMKLIQPLAARLAAVEAEAAHLKLIGLDREGGFGVANLVSSQTGCELSLPSQKTVPHVDLVVNARVAIDPSILESAVREVLAEVSAGERLTLAIGNAQSLRPGRPVPTHRYSQAKA; encoded by the coding sequence ATGGCCAATGTTCGATTCGTTCTGTTAGGCGGATTCTTGGGGGCGGGAAAAACCACAACGCTCGCCCGACTCGCACGACACTACACCGGATTGGGCCACCGCGTTGGCATTGTCACCAACGATCAAGCACAAGATTTGGTGGATACCAACAATCTGCGTTCGCAAGGATTCTCCGTTCAGGAAGTTCCCGGCGCATGTTTCTGCTGCAAGTTCGATGATCTCATCGGCCAGATCGGACAGTTGCAGGCCGACCAACGCCCCGACATCATTTTGGCCGAACCGGTGGGCAGTTGTACGGATCTGGTCGCAACCGTGGTGCAACCGATGCGTGATCTGTACGGCAGCGATTTCCGCGTGGCCCCTTATGCGGTGTTGTTCAAACCCAGCCACGGGTTGAAGATTCTTCGCAACGAAGCCAAGGCGGGATTCTCCCCCAAAGCGGCCTACATCTTCCGCAAGCAATTGGAAGAAGCCGACGCGATTGTCATGAACCGCATCGACGAATTATCCCCAGCCGATTTGGATGAATTGACGCAATTGCTGACGAGCGAATATCCCGGCGTGCCGTTGATCCCAATGTCCGCCAAGACTGGCCAAGGATTCGAGCAGTTGGTGGCATTGCTGGATCAGGAAGGGGCATTTGGCCAACGCGTGCTCGACATTGATTATGATGTCTACGCCGAGGGCGAAGCCGAACTCGGGTGGTTGAATCTGACGGCCTCGTTGTCGTCGGAACAAGCGTTCGACTTGGATGCACTCTTGATGAAGCTGATTCAACCGTTGGCGGCCCGACTCGCCGCCGTGGAAGCAGAAGCGGCCCATCTCAAGCTCATCGGGTTGGATCGCGAAGGCGGCTTCGGCGTGGCGAATCTGGTGAGCAGTCAAACCGGGTGCGAACTATCGCTGCCATCGCAAAAGACGGTGCCGCATGTGGATTTGGTGGTGAATGCCCGTGTGGCAATTGATCCATCGATTTTGGAATCTGCGGTTCGGGAAGTGCTGGCGGAAGTGAGCGCGGGGGAGCGATTGACATTGGCGATTGGGAATGCGCAAAGTTTGCGGCCCGGTCGACCCGTCCCGACTCATCGTTATTCGCAAGCGAAAGCGTGA
- a CDS encoding histidine phosphatase family protein: MATTLLLVRHGATPNNLAVPAKLQGRRTDPGLAPIGIRQAESTAELLRGIPIHAAFASPLERAMQTAHIIAQPHDLAVQAVPELTECDVGRWDGLDWATIAQMDAEAHDRYHANPAEFGYPEGENFAQVFDRVAPALDELLDRHDGQTILAVSHHVVNRVYLAVALGLSVSQARKFSLDNCGVSVVVRSNGKNKVQVLNSSIHLFGIGEGAMASAA, encoded by the coding sequence ATGGCGACAACACTGCTACTCGTTCGACACGGGGCCACGCCCAATAACCTTGCGGTGCCCGCAAAACTCCAAGGGCGACGCACCGATCCCGGCCTCGCCCCCATCGGCATTCGTCAGGCCGAGTCCACTGCGGAGCTGCTTCGTGGCATTCCGATTCACGCCGCGTTCGCCTCGCCGCTTGAGCGTGCGATGCAAACCGCTCACATCATCGCCCAGCCGCACGACTTAGCCGTTCAAGCGGTACCCGAATTGACCGAATGCGATGTCGGGCGATGGGACGGACTGGATTGGGCGACGATTGCCCAGATGGATGCCGAGGCCCACGACCGCTACCATGCGAATCCGGCGGAATTCGGATATCCCGAAGGTGAGAATTTCGCGCAAGTCTTTGACCGAGTTGCGCCGGCATTGGATGAACTGTTAGATCGACATGATGGTCAGACGATCTTGGCTGTCTCGCATCATGTCGTCAATCGCGTCTATCTGGCGGTTGCGTTGGGGCTGTCCGTGTCGCAAGCCCGCAAGTTCTCGTTGGATAATTGCGGGGTGTCGGTGGTGGTGCGGTCCAACGGTAAGAATAAGGTGCAAGTCCTGAACAGCTCGATTCATCTTTTTGGGATCGGCGAAGGGGCGATGGCATCCGCCGCGTGA
- a CDS encoding cytochrome c, translating to MRNLMTKIAGFLVLAAGVVVLPSLVVADGEIGTGKIMQKLHGKKGIHKEIAKLTKSGEADYTKLAPLAKEYDDLATALTKNEPEVGDKASWTKLTKSYATDATALHTAADKKDDAGFKSAFGKLSKSCKACHDNHR from the coding sequence GTGCGGAATTTGATGACGAAGATTGCTGGCTTCCTGGTGTTGGCCGCGGGCGTGGTGGTTCTGCCGAGCTTGGTCGTTGCCGATGGCGAAATCGGCACGGGCAAGATCATGCAAAAGCTGCATGGCAAGAAGGGGATTCACAAGGAAATCGCCAAGTTGACCAAGTCGGGCGAAGCGGACTACACCAAACTCGCCCCGCTGGCCAAGGAATACGATGACCTCGCCACCGCGCTGACCAAGAACGAACCGGAAGTCGGCGACAAGGCTTCGTGGACCAAGCTGACCAAGAGCTATGCCACCGACGCGACCGCTCTGCACACCGCTGCGGACAAGAAGGACGATGCGGGCTTCAAATCAGCCTTCGGCAAACTGTCGAAGTCCTGCAAGGCCTGCCATGACAACCACCGCTAA
- a CDS encoding DUF1553 domain-containing protein, translating into MSVFVRLLFTGAVVWMLGSGSTSYAAPPMATAQQLEFFEKKIRPLFVQHCMECHGANEKKIRGGLRMDSRQALLEGGDTGPALEVGQPEKSLLIEVVEYQTENKMPPKGKISDREIADLKQWIRDGAHWPGAVASVAKPTGPNAPLFRDDQRNFWAFQPMKSVPAPQVSQPQWVRNPIDAFILAKLDAAKLAPRGEADKRTLIRRVTYDLTGLPPTPEEIGAFLNDASPNAYEKVIDRLLASPAYGERWARHWLDVARYADSNGLDENTAFANAFRYRDYVVDSLNADKPYDEFIREQIAGDLLPASTDSKVQNDRLRALGFLVLGPKVLAEPDKVKMAMDIVDEQIETTSKAILGLTISCARCHDHKFDPIPTRDYYGLAGIFRSTRTMVNLNTVARAYERPLTTAEMAEQIASIQKQIREKQSERDAISKQLIESMRQQIRQNVGAYLLATADLSEQPGGGVAMLRDFVRGKPPQIPGLILREAESGRPIRANINRDTYGKGIGILESAGLTECFTEFQLNIPTASPYRLEIRYASAESRPVDVLLDDKMVLPKVASEPTGGFNPEHQHWYVVGTLSLSAGQHRLRIRQTEGLSLPHLDKIALIPVQPKPTAAGERKRNRLLDDLAAERKLNPEVLTNVASVLNGMSAETVTPFWKAWLVYRSIPDTDFAVRAAELHAKWQANPTQSPIPQWHPLVAAKLTQPPKSLAEVAEIYATLLRDSLRSKDEESKPIRQILADGKGPFRLPAKPDDFFPPDDRAKVLKISAEIDKLQTSMPQPAMTLAVEEQRPEEVGDVKVHIRGNHLTLGENAPRIFPRIIAGEQQSPVAAGRSGRLELAQWLTRPDHPLTARVMVNRIWQHHFGEGIVRSPDNFGLLGDRPSHPELLDYLALEFVKSGWSIKAMHRLMLTSNAYRQSTAYDAAAALADPDNRLLWRMNRQRLEAEALRDAMLAISGNLDRKLGGSLMTDDNFAYVTNDQSNNRARYDAPRRSLYLPVIRNAVFDFFQVFDFVEPSVMNGKRASTVVAPQSLFLMNSPFALEQSERVAQQLLAKPIDDAERIREAYRMMFAREATDAEIAKCRGYLDSYAASLVSQESDAAKRRQRAWASLSQIWFASNEFIYLN; encoded by the coding sequence ATGTCGGTTTTCGTTCGACTGCTGTTCACTGGAGCAGTCGTCTGGATGCTGGGCAGTGGCTCGACCAGCTACGCTGCCCCACCCATGGCGACCGCTCAACAATTGGAATTCTTTGAAAAGAAGATCCGACCGTTATTCGTTCAACACTGCATGGAATGCCACGGGGCGAACGAGAAGAAGATCCGCGGTGGACTCCGGATGGATTCGCGCCAAGCCTTGCTTGAAGGCGGCGACACCGGCCCCGCCTTGGAAGTGGGTCAGCCCGAGAAGAGCCTGCTCATCGAAGTCGTGGAATATCAGACCGAAAATAAAATGCCCCCCAAGGGGAAAATCAGCGACCGCGAAATCGCCGATCTCAAGCAGTGGATTCGGGATGGAGCGCATTGGCCCGGCGCGGTGGCCAGCGTCGCCAAGCCAACCGGCCCGAATGCTCCGCTGTTTCGTGACGATCAACGGAACTTCTGGGCATTCCAACCGATGAAATCGGTGCCAGCCCCGCAAGTGTCGCAACCGCAATGGGTTCGCAATCCGATCGATGCGTTCATTCTGGCGAAATTAGATGCCGCCAAACTCGCGCCGCGAGGCGAAGCCGATAAACGCACGCTGATTCGTCGCGTCACCTACGACCTGACTGGACTTCCGCCGACACCCGAAGAAATTGGAGCATTCCTGAACGATGCTTCGCCGAATGCCTACGAGAAGGTCATTGATCGTCTGCTGGCGTCGCCTGCCTATGGTGAGCGTTGGGCCCGACATTGGCTGGATGTCGCCCGCTATGCCGATTCCAACGGGTTGGACGAAAATACCGCCTTCGCCAATGCGTTCCGCTATCGGGATTATGTGGTAGACAGTCTGAATGCGGATAAACCGTACGATGAATTCATCCGCGAACAGATTGCCGGGGATTTGCTGCCGGCTTCGACCGATTCCAAGGTGCAAAACGATCGTCTGCGGGCGTTGGGCTTTTTGGTGCTGGGTCCGAAGGTGCTCGCCGAGCCGGACAAAGTCAAGATGGCGATGGATATCGTCGATGAGCAGATCGAAACGACCTCGAAGGCGATTCTGGGCCTGACGATCAGCTGCGCTCGCTGCCACGATCACAAATTCGACCCCATCCCGACGCGGGATTATTACGGTCTGGCGGGGATTTTCCGCAGCACGCGAACGATGGTCAACCTCAATACCGTCGCCCGTGCATATGAACGCCCGCTGACAACGGCGGAGATGGCCGAACAAATCGCGTCGATTCAGAAGCAAATCCGCGAAAAACAAAGCGAACGCGACGCCATTAGCAAGCAACTGATCGAATCCATGCGGCAGCAAATTCGGCAGAATGTCGGCGCTTATCTGCTGGCGACGGCGGATTTGTCCGAACAGCCCGGCGGCGGTGTGGCGATGTTGCGTGATTTCGTGCGAGGCAAGCCCCCGCAAATTCCCGGACTGATTCTCCGCGAAGCCGAGAGCGGTCGCCCCATTCGCGCCAATATCAACCGCGATACTTACGGCAAGGGAATCGGCATTCTGGAATCGGCCGGATTGACCGAATGTTTTACCGAATTTCAGCTCAATATCCCGACCGCGTCGCCGTATCGATTGGAAATTCGCTACGCCAGCGCGGAATCACGCCCGGTGGATGTGCTGCTCGATGACAAGATGGTGCTGCCCAAGGTGGCCAGCGAGCCGACCGGCGGATTCAATCCCGAGCATCAGCATTGGTACGTTGTCGGGACGCTGTCGCTGTCTGCGGGACAACATCGATTGCGAATCCGTCAGACGGAAGGACTGTCGCTGCCGCACTTGGACAAAATCGCTCTGATTCCCGTGCAACCGAAGCCGACTGCCGCCGGGGAGCGGAAACGCAATCGCTTGCTGGATGATCTTGCCGCCGAACGAAAGTTGAATCCCGAGGTGCTGACGAATGTGGCGTCGGTTCTCAACGGTATGTCGGCGGAAACAGTGACGCCGTTCTGGAAAGCGTGGCTGGTCTATCGCTCGATTCCAGATACCGATTTCGCTGTGCGAGCCGCCGAGTTGCATGCGAAATGGCAAGCGAATCCGACGCAATCGCCGATTCCGCAGTGGCATCCGTTGGTTGCGGCAAAGCTGACGCAGCCGCCGAAATCGCTTGCCGAGGTGGCCGAGATTTACGCCACGTTGCTCCGCGATTCCTTGCGCAGCAAAGATGAAGAATCCAAGCCGATTCGGCAGATTCTGGCCGATGGCAAAGGCCCGTTCCGACTCCCTGCCAAGCCGGATGATTTCTTCCCGCCCGATGATCGCGCCAAGGTGCTGAAAATCAGTGCGGAAATCGACAAACTGCAAACCTCGATGCCGCAACCGGCGATGACCCTGGCCGTCGAGGAACAGCGTCCCGAAGAAGTCGGCGATGTGAAAGTTCACATTCGGGGCAATCATCTGACGCTGGGCGAAAATGCGCCGCGGATCTTCCCGCGCATCATCGCCGGAGAGCAACAATCGCCAGTGGCCGCCGGGCGAAGTGGGCGGTTGGAGTTGGCGCAATGGCTGACCCGGCCCGATCATCCGCTCACCGCACGCGTCATGGTCAATCGCATCTGGCAGCATCATTTCGGAGAAGGGATTGTTCGCAGTCCGGATAATTTCGGGCTTCTCGGCGATCGCCCATCGCATCCGGAATTGCTCGATTATCTGGCGCTGGAATTTGTCAAATCGGGCTGGAGCATCAAAGCGATGCACCGATTGATGCTGACTTCCAATGCGTATCGTCAATCCACGGCGTATGATGCGGCGGCGGCGCTGGCCGATCCCGATAATCGGCTGTTGTGGCGGATGAATCGGCAACGCCTCGAAGCGGAAGCGCTCCGCGATGCCATGTTGGCCATCAGCGGCAATCTGGATCGCAAGTTGGGCGGTTCGCTGATGACCGACGACAATTTCGCCTATGTCACGAACGATCAGTCGAATAACCGTGCCCGGTATGATGCGCCGCGACGTAGTTTGTATTTGCCGGTGATTCGCAACGCGGTCTTCGACTTCTTCCAAGTGTTTGACTTCGTCGAACCGAGCGTGATGAATGGCAAACGTGCCTCCACGGTTGTGGCCCCGCAATCGCTGTTTCTGATGAATAGCCCGTTTGCGTTGGAACAGTCCGAACGTGTGGCCCAGCAACTACTTGCGAAACCGATCGACGATGCCGAACGGATTCGCGAAGCGTATCGAATGATGTTTGCCCGCGAAGCCACGGATGCGGAGATTGCCAAATGCCGAGGCTATCTCGACAGTTACGCGGCCTCGCTGGTCAGTCAGGAATCGGACGCCGCGAAACGTCGGCAACGCGCCTGGGCCAGTTTGTCGCAGATTTGGTTTGCCAGCAACGAGTTCATTTATCTCAACTAA
- a CDS encoding prolyl oligopeptidase family serine peptidase yields MRMRLWTLVVGILAFTGISLADGPQDNLADKVRPVPPPGEPIPPMIQAELQKSVDEIAAEIEQTKRALAKNPKMLALLPDAQVLHRGVEVALKHNEFYSPKEFDVAKKHLALAKERLEQLKQGKPTWTTATGPVVRGYVSKIDGSIQPYGLVVPPTYSPNAPHEYRLDFWCHGRGEKLTELAFNEQRRTSLGEFTPPNAFVLHLYGRYCNANKFAGEVDLLEAYAAVKANYPIDENRLVIRGFSMGGAACWQFAAHYPGMFVAAAPGAGFSETPEFLNVFQNEDARGPWYQEKLWRMYNATDYALNFANLPTVAYSGEKDKQIQAANAMARAMSAAGLHLTHLIGPNTGHSYHPATKAELNRRIDAIVARGKDICPTTVRFTTWTLRYNQSHWVKIDGLAEHWERGVVEATLKLPNSVSVRTQGITGLTLEMAPGTCPFDPTGKVTVTLDGQPIPGAPVGSDRSWRSTFHKVGDAWQAGPPTEDGKPRKITGLQGPIDDAFWDRFIIVRPTGKAMHPATAEWTKSEMDRAISHWRKQFRGDAIVKNDTEITTDDIASANLVLWGDPSSNSIIGKVLPNLPLKWTTESVTMGTQSLPANSHQPILIYPNPLNPRKYVVLNSGITFREYDYLNNARQVPKLPDYAIVDLSQKPNSRSPGKIVQAGFFNERWEWVKPMEPGMPK; encoded by the coding sequence ATGCGGATGCGTTTGTGGACGTTGGTTGTGGGCATCTTGGCATTCACCGGCATCAGTCTTGCGGATGGCCCGCAGGACAACCTTGCGGACAAAGTTCGCCCGGTGCCGCCTCCCGGCGAGCCGATTCCACCGATGATCCAAGCCGAATTGCAGAAATCGGTTGACGAGATTGCCGCCGAGATCGAGCAGACCAAACGCGCGCTGGCGAAGAATCCCAAGATGCTCGCGCTGCTGCCGGATGCCCAAGTGCTGCATCGCGGTGTCGAAGTCGCGCTCAAGCACAACGAATTCTACTCCCCCAAAGAATTCGATGTCGCCAAGAAACATCTCGCACTCGCCAAAGAACGGCTCGAGCAATTGAAACAGGGCAAACCGACGTGGACCACCGCGACAGGTCCGGTCGTTCGCGGTTATGTCTCGAAGATTGATGGCTCGATTCAGCCGTATGGACTCGTTGTACCGCCGACGTATTCGCCGAATGCGCCGCATGAATACCGGCTTGATTTCTGGTGTCACGGTCGCGGCGAAAAATTGACCGAATTGGCCTTCAACGAACAGCGTCGCACCTCGCTGGGGGAATTCACACCGCCTAACGCATTCGTGCTGCATCTGTATGGCCGCTATTGCAATGCAAACAAATTCGCGGGAGAAGTCGATCTGCTGGAAGCCTATGCGGCGGTGAAAGCGAATTATCCCATTGATGAGAATCGCTTGGTGATTCGTGGTTTTTCGATGGGTGGAGCGGCCTGCTGGCAGTTCGCAGCGCATTATCCGGGCATGTTCGTGGCGGCGGCACCGGGGGCTGGTTTCTCGGAAACGCCGGAATTTCTGAACGTGTTCCAGAATGAAGATGCGCGGGGGCCGTGGTATCAAGAAAAGCTCTGGCGCATGTACAATGCGACCGATTATGCTTTGAATTTTGCGAATTTGCCGACTGTCGCCTATTCCGGCGAGAAAGATAAGCAAATTCAGGCCGCCAACGCCATGGCGCGGGCGATGAGCGCGGCGGGGTTGCATCTCACGCATCTGATCGGCCCGAACACGGGGCACTCGTACCATCCCGCGACCAAGGCCGAACTGAATCGCCGAATTGATGCGATCGTCGCCCGTGGCAAAGACATTTGTCCCACCACGGTGCGGTTCACCACGTGGACCTTGCGTTACAATCAATCGCATTGGGTGAAGATTGATGGTTTGGCCGAACATTGGGAACGCGGTGTGGTGGAAGCGACCCTGAAACTCCCCAATAGCGTCAGCGTTCGCACTCAAGGCATCACCGGCCTGACGCTGGAGATGGCACCCGGAACCTGCCCATTTGACCCCACCGGAAAAGTCACCGTCACCCTCGACGGCCAACCGATTCCCGGAGCCCCCGTCGGCAGCGACCGATCATGGCGCAGTACCTTCCACAAAGTCGGCGACGCTTGGCAAGCCGGCCCCCCCACCGAAGATGGCAAACCTCGCAAAATTACCGGATTGCAAGGGCCAATCGACGATGCCTTCTGGGATCGCTTCATCATCGTCCGCCCCACTGGGAAGGCAATGCACCCGGCCACTGCCGAGTGGACCAAGTCGGAGATGGATCGAGCGATTTCGCATTGGCGGAAGCAATTTCGAGGCGATGCGATTGTGAAGAACGATACCGAAATTACGACAGACGATATCGCCAGCGCAAATCTCGTATTGTGGGGCGATCCTTCGAGTAATTCGATCATTGGCAAAGTGTTGCCGAATCTGCCGCTGAAGTGGACGACCGAATCGGTGACGATGGGAACGCAATCGTTGCCCGCGAATTCGCATCAGCCGATTCTCATCTATCCCAACCCGCTCAATCCCCGCAAATATGTGGTGCTCAATAGCGGCATCACGTTCCGCGAATACGATTATCTGAACAATGCTCGCCAAGTACCGAAGCTACCGGATTATGCGATTGTCGATTTGTCCCAAAAACCAAATTCGCGATCGCCGGGAAAAATCGTCCAAGCGGGATTCTTCAATGAGCGTTGGGAATGGGTGAAACCGATGGAACCGGGGATGCCCAAGTAG
- a CDS encoding putative oxidoreductase C-terminal domain-containing protein, with protein sequence MQHLTRFNTRSLHPTRWQLDVRASDSFEDRFFRELPGRAAILAGRNHRKLSRMRRCVESAVHVIADKPWAIAPEQLPEIEAMLHEARLREMQVFDAMTERWAAPNQLLRTLLADRTLFGMLQPGTVDLPAIRLASMHALHKYVAGRPQIRPVSFFHPDEHGEPLADVGTHLADLAMWIAFPDQTFHFRSDLTILRAGRDRLPLRLPQWQRLTGFSQYPNELADWIISDVLHWPSRNWVDFTLKGHHIRIDAGWEEHLPNGDWTTAEFRGSRCWIALKNDPPPISSPVVILSPNDPAEFETIRALLVDRLSDWDDRYPNLSLKIQDNRFEIRISESQLVPHEQLFGRVMAQFLQHVQTNKPLPAWEYPNLLTKYAITTQGVARSRESESPPPE encoded by the coding sequence ATGCAGCATTTGACCCGGTTCAACACCCGTTCGCTACATCCCACACGCTGGCAACTGGATGTCCGTGCCAGCGACTCATTCGAAGATCGATTCTTTCGCGAACTCCCAGGTCGGGCGGCAATTCTAGCCGGTCGCAATCATCGCAAACTCTCGCGGATGCGTCGTTGCGTGGAATCGGCCGTGCATGTGATCGCCGATAAACCCTGGGCCATCGCCCCCGAGCAACTCCCCGAAATCGAAGCGATGCTCCACGAAGCCCGCCTGCGTGAGATGCAAGTCTTTGATGCAATGACCGAGCGTTGGGCGGCCCCGAATCAACTGCTGCGCACGTTGCTTGCCGATCGCACGCTATTCGGCATGTTGCAACCGGGCACCGTGGATCTCCCAGCGATTCGCTTGGCCAGCATGCACGCGCTGCACAAATATGTCGCCGGTCGGCCGCAAATTCGACCCGTATCGTTCTTCCACCCGGACGAACATGGAGAACCGCTGGCCGATGTCGGGACACACTTGGCCGATCTCGCCATGTGGATTGCTTTTCCCGATCAGACGTTTCATTTTCGCAGCGATCTGACGATTCTTCGGGCGGGACGGGATCGATTGCCCTTGAGACTGCCGCAGTGGCAGCGCTTGACCGGATTCTCGCAATATCCGAATGAGCTTGCCGATTGGATCATCTCGGATGTGTTGCATTGGCCGAGTCGCAACTGGGTCGATTTCACCTTGAAAGGGCACCATATTCGCATCGACGCGGGATGGGAAGAACATCTCCCGAATGGGGATTGGACCACGGCCGAATTTCGAGGCAGTCGTTGCTGGATTGCGCTGAAAAATGATCCCCCGCCGATTTCCTCGCCGGTGGTGATTTTGTCACCGAATGATCCTGCCGAGTTCGAGACGATTCGCGCGTTGTTGGTCGATCGGCTGAGCGATTGGGATGATCGGTATCCGAATCTGTCGCTCAAAATCCAAGACAATCGGTTCGAGATTCGCATCTCGGAATCGCAACTGGTGCCTCACGAACAACTGTTTGGCCGCGTGATGGCCCAATTTCTCCAGCATGTGCAAACCAATAAACCCCTTCCAGCGTGGGAATATCCCAATCTGTTGACCAAATACGCCATCACCACGCAGGGCGTGGCCCGAAGCCGCGAGTCGGAATCGCCTCCGCCGGAATAA
- the pdxA gene encoding 4-hydroxythreonine-4-phosphate dehydrogenase PdxA: MKNYRPKLLITLGDVAGIGPEIIVNAWPELHRIAEPIVVGEPTVMLQAISACRKPLRVKLAVDALFAQSSTEQIPVIHATQQNLHDIRPGQITAAGGQAAYDFLVYAIDATLAGQADGIVTAPLHKEGLRAAGLHFPGHTEILAERTNTPAYAMVLHGDGLTVAHVTLHMALRDVFARLTPEAILEKIRLVHQLAPRLTGKPSRIAVAGLNPHAGDGGLFGDEEARIILPAVQAARSEGIDATGPVPVDTLFVRAARGEFDGVVAMYHDQGHIAMKLRSGWRNVNITAGLPIIRTSVAHGTAYDIAGQGIADASSMIAAVEVAAKLVQTHTR, encoded by the coding sequence ATGAAGAACTATCGACCCAAATTGCTGATTACGCTTGGGGATGTCGCCGGGATTGGCCCGGAGATTATCGTCAACGCTTGGCCGGAATTGCATCGCATCGCGGAGCCGATCGTCGTCGGTGAGCCGACGGTGATGCTGCAAGCGATTTCCGCCTGCCGGAAGCCGCTACGGGTCAAGCTCGCCGTCGATGCGTTGTTCGCGCAATCATCCACGGAACAGATTCCGGTCATTCACGCCACGCAACAAAATCTCCACGACATTCGACCGGGACAAATCACCGCCGCTGGCGGACAAGCCGCGTATGATTTTCTTGTGTATGCCATCGATGCGACACTCGCAGGGCAGGCCGATGGAATTGTGACCGCACCGCTGCATAAAGAGGGACTGCGGGCAGCCGGCCTGCATTTTCCGGGGCATACCGAAATTCTCGCCGAGCGGACCAATACCCCCGCGTATGCGATGGTGCTGCATGGCGATGGCTTGACCGTCGCACATGTGACCTTGCATATGGCTCTGCGGGATGTCTTTGCGCGGTTGACCCCCGAGGCGATTTTGGAGAAGATTCGCCTGGTGCATCAGCTCGCACCGCGCCTGACCGGGAAACCGTCCCGAATCGCGGTCGCGGGGCTGAATCCACATGCCGGGGATGGTGGCTTGTTTGGCGATGAAGAAGCCCGCATCATCTTGCCGGCCGTGCAAGCCGCGCGATCCGAAGGCATCGATGCGACCGGGCCGGTGCCGGTGGATACGCTGTTCGTTCGGGCAGCGCGAGGGGAATTTGATGGCGTGGTGGCGATGTACCACGACCAGGGGCATATCGCCATGAAGCTGCGAAGCGGGTGGCGGAATGTCAATATCACCGCCGGATTGCCGATTATTCGCACAAGCGTGGCGCACGGAACGGCCTACGATATCGCCGGGCAGGGGATTGCCGATGCGAGTTCGATGATCGCCGCCGTGGAAGTGGCGGCTAAATTGGTGCAAACCCATACCCGATAA